The genomic interval gcccacctgctgaactaggacattctGTTAacttgatgatttcagagaTATTTGACTACACCCTGGGGACCCCTAACTCAACCAGCAGCCAGTGATGATGAAAGTGTAATAGTTCATTTTAGATACATGTCCAGAATAAAGGTAATCACAGTCTTAAAATACCACAAgcagcatttattgcaataacAATCgcaaaagagaattaaaagcataaaatacttaatacaaaagagaattaaaataataaaatacttaaaacttaATTAAAGGATACAAAAGGATACAAAATAGTTGATGTTTCAGCGGCTACTTCCTATCACTGATCCTTACTCAagcagacaggccaggactaCCAGGACTACCAGAAGCTGGACGGCATCCATGCTTAGCAGGTGTTCTTGCGGAGCCAACACAGGCTCGGTGGAAGGATGGGTGTGGCTCAGCTCCCCCACTCCTGGTGTCCCTATTTATCATCTAACTATTATACTACATAGGGCCAGGACACAGTATAAGGGGATGCCTGAGAGGCAGCCAAACACCGCCTATTAATTACGTAAGTGGCAACAGTCTGCGCATGCTCACCTGTTGGGTAGTGGTTGTACGACCCATGCCCACATGATCTTCCTCCCATCATCGGCTTCCTCATTCTCCTGTATGACCTTCACTATTGTGTTCCCAGGGTATTTGTATCTATCTTGAGGTATGCAGCTAAGTCAGAGAGGAACACAGCCTTGATGTCAGAGAACATCTAGGGTGACATAGTTTGTACACTACTTTGCCTGGTTTCCCATCATGTTATAACTTCTTTATTGCCCTTCTATGCTCCATTGATCATGTAAATTAAAAGTACTTTCTTTACATTCATGTTTCTTTATAAATTAGCAAGCAGCAAGGCCAGACAAAgaccaaaataataatattttattacactCCAATGCAGAAAGTCACCCCACATTTAATCTGGGGAGGGTAAGGGGTGAGGAAACTGCTAAATTTCAGCTGCCCAAGCTGGCACTGAGGCCCCAAACCTGTGGTGAAAAATGAACCACCATGCCAAGCATAGGGATCTTTGGGGATCCTGTGAAACAGTGGTGGAGTAGTGGAGCACCACTTACTCCCCCAAACACTCTTTAACCTCCTTGCCTAATCCATGCTAATCCATCCTTGCTTATTTTCCAGGTATTATTATTAAGTGGAGAAAGTGGGAAGTGGTGGCATTGCCCTGCTCAGCTTCTTGCTCTTGACCTAGCCGGAATAAATGTTAATGTCCAAAAAAGCAATGAGAATGGCTATGGGGTCTGGACATACGGTTTAGGAGACCAGAGAAGGGTTTTCTGGGGCTGAAAATAAGTGTATATTAGGGACTAGGCTCTGTTTTATGGGAACCAAGATGGATTTCAGGGCGCTGGGGATGGTTTATGTTGGGCTGAAGATGGAATTTTGGGAGCGAGGGTGGATGTTGTGGGGCTCGGATGGAGTTTGGGACACTagggggaggtttggggggagGGGCTTGAATGGGTTTTGGGAGATAAGGGTCTGCATTTGGAGGACTCAAAGATGGTTTTGAGGGGCTGTGTTTGGGTCATGGGGGAATTGGATGGGGTTAGGAGGACCAAAGGGAAGGGGGTTAGGAGCCTGGAAATGGGTTTTCAGTGGGCTGGAATGGGTTTGCAGGTTCTGGGATCTATTTTGGGGGGACCAGGaatgtgggtttgggtttgtggaTGGATTTTAGGAGAGCAGGGCCACATTTGAGGTGTCCAGCACTGGATTTCAGGGGGCTCCTCTACCCAGGCTGCTTCTGTTGTGACATCATCATCAACAGGTGTTGCCACAGTGATGTTGGAACCCACAGTGTTCTGAGGCTGCAGTGGGACAGTCGGGtgtccccagtcccagctgggcactgagctGTAGCATCCTGAGCCCCTGATGAGCAGCTGACCCACCATGGTGACACTGGTGGTAGGTGATGAGTGCTATGACATGGTCGCCATGGTCGGGAAGGGGACCTTTGGGCAGGTGACCCAGGGACAGCGCAGGAGCACTGGGGAGATGGTGGCCATCAAGATCCTGAAGAACCATGATCACAATGGCCAAATGGTGAAGAATGAACTGAGGCTGCTGCAGGCCTTGCGGGAGGGGGACACAGAAGAGTCACATGTAGTCCGTTTCCTTGAGTCCTTCAGTGACCCAGTCTGGACCTATCTAGTCTTCgagctgctgcagcaaaacCTCTTTGACTTCCAAAAGCAGAACAACTTTTCACCACTGCCTGTTCGCCACATCCGTACCATCACGGCACAGGTGCTGGCAGCACTGGTCAAGCTGAAGGAGCTCTCCATCATCCATGCTGACCTTAAGCCAGAGAACATCATGCTGGTGGACCACTTGCGCTATCCATTTCACGTCAAGCTCATTGACTTCGGCTCAGCTATCCTCCTCCCTGAGGTCTGCCACATCCAGAAACCCTACATCCAAACCCGCTTTTACCGGGCACCAGAGATCTTGCTGGGGTTGCCCTTCTGCGAGAAGGTGGACATTTGGTCTTTGGGCTGTGTGATAGCTGAGCTTCACTTGGGTTGGCCCCTCTACCCTGGCCTTGATGAATATGACCAGGTACGCTACATCTGCTCTACCTTGGGACTACCCCAGGGtaagctgctctgtgctgcccagaAGACACAGTCCTTCTTCCAACGGGTCCCATGTTCCACTGGTACGTGGCAGCTCAAACCACCAGGGAAGGTGATGGCAAAGCCAATGGAGAGGAGAGAGCATGTATTTTCCTCACTGGATCAGTTAGCAGCAGGGAACATCTTCCTGGTGCCCAATCCTGACCAGGAGGAGCTGGCCAAATGCTGTGACCTGTATGGGATGGTGGAGTTGGTCAAGAAGATGCTCACCTGGGACTCCCATGAGCGGATCACACCCAGAGCTGCCCTCCAGCATCCTTTCATCTCCATGCAGGAGATGAATTCCAGCTTTGAGGCTACCCAATACTACCAGCTCAGCCAGGAGGACCTGAGGGTATCCTGTATGGATTCCAGCAAAGCTGAGATCTTGCCTGGCATGGAGAAAGGTGCCTTCATCCCCACTGGCCAGGGTGGCATCCAGAAGGCCATTGCCCAGACGGATGGGCTCAGCTTGGCTGAGTTGGCTGGGGACAAGAACCAGCGGGGCATCTGCTaagcccccagccccacccaCCACAGCAGTTGTTGCCACCAGCATCACCCAAGACAGAGCCCACCAATCGTCACTTGACTATGCTGGGGCCTCCCAGCAGAGTGAAGCGGCACAGCCACTGCAATGGCAGCCCAGTCGTTGGTGGCATCATGGAGCAGAACCTGCCTGAAATACGGTACAGGTCATTCTATGCCAAGGTACAGGAACAGGGAGGGGGCTCCTGGGCACAGTCACTCGAGGATAATTGGTTCTTGGAGTCCCTTGGGTGCTTGGGGTCCCTTGGTGTCCTATGTCCTCTGATGCCACATGTCATGGGTGCTCAGGGTCCCTGGTGCTAGAGGTCCCCACAAAGAATGAGATAACACTCACTCCCTCCTCATGCTtttcctgcccctgcagagaTCTCTTGTGATGCAGCATGACCCCAAGCCTCCAGGGATGTGGAGAACAGGCTCCAGGGGTCAGGCTGGGATGACGACACTGTGTCCAGCATGCTTCTCCTGCCACAGAGTTTGTGACATCCCCAGCACCACTGAGTCCCCATGGCAACCCTGGCACATaccccagcagctcagagctTGCAAGAGaccttcctcatcctcacccTCAGACACCTGCCACCAAAACCCAGTGCCTTGCTGGTGGAGACCATGGCTAGGGCTGCACCAGGACACACTGTACGAGATGCTACCAGCTCTGTTCCTCACATTGATCCCCCAATAAATGGTTTTGTCAAAACCTGAGCAATTCTCCTGATTCCTGGCTGGAGAGGTTTGGCGTCACTGAGACTCCCAGCTTCTCTCCTGGGGCTAGTACAGCACtcagcaaaggcccagtgctCTCCCTATCACTGCAGCGTGGAGGACATCCCAGCTCAACAACAATGCAAATTCTGTAAAACTTGGTTTTTCAACTTTTTTCCCAAACTGTAGCTGGGGTAGCCAGATTCAGTGCAGACAGACCTCACAGTTCCCCAGTGATCCATTCACCAATCCCAAAGAGAACTGCAGAGACTCTCTCAGTGCTTGACATCACCTGCTTGTAAACCACCTGTCGCTGCTCCCAGGTGATGctggtgcccacagcagggccagcactGGCTCCATTCACCCTCACCTTCACTACCCTGCTTGGCTGTGCAAGGTTGTCACCAAACCAGTTGGATGCCTCTCCAAGGAGGTTTGTGGGGGAGGATGAGACACCTCAAGAACCATCCCTAGACCattctcagcagcagctggtgatAACTTGCTCAGAAGCACTGAACCACACCAAAATCCAGAAAGGAGGAATGTGCATTCAGGGCACCTCCTACAACATCCCCACACAACATCCCCAAATGGAGCAGGGACCTCTCCCCATCATTCATGGAACCCCCCAGGTGAGAGCAGGTGTAGCACACCTGGAGCCCCCCCAAAGGAGCCAAGACCCCCAGAACCCTTCCAGTGGGACAGAGACACACTCCAGCATCCCTGTAATCCCCAAATCTGTGTTCTGAGCCCCTACCTGCCCTTTTACCCCAACCCCTGTCTCCCCCAGCTCCCAATCATGCTTGTGCTCGTTGCAGTGTGGGGGCAATAtctgccccctgccccagctccttgGCTTCCTCTTCTGCcaagtgcatgtgtgtgcagtTGGAACTCAGCCCTGGGAGGGTCTTACAGACTTCTCAGGGGGACAATTTTGAGGGCTTCATTTTCCCCTCAAACTCCCAGCTCACTGTCATACATGTAGGGCTTGTCCTGCTCCTCCACGGTAGCATTCACCATCCTCTCCATTCCtctcccacaggctgcaggaggtgggGGTTAACACTTGTCCCTCTCTGTCCCGCCACAGGTTCTCACTTGGCCCTTGTTCTCACAGTAGGAGCAAGTGTCATCCAGCTGATCTCCATCAGGGTCATGGGGGAAATTGAGGGGGGAGGGCTTCTTGGGGCAGTGGGGgccagggatggatggatggacaaaTATACCCCTCCTTTCACAGGGGGTAAGAGACAGATGAATGGACAGGTGGACACACATACTCTCCACATCCCACCATTGTGGGtcaaggatggatggatggatggatggatg from Pithys albifrons albifrons isolate INPA30051 chromosome 22, PitAlb_v1, whole genome shotgun sequence carries:
- the HIPK4 gene encoding homeodomain-interacting protein kinase 4 gives rise to the protein MVTLVVGDECYDMVAMVGKGTFGQVTQGQRRSTGEMVAIKILKNHDHNGQMVKNELRLLQALREGDTEESHVVRFLESFSDPVWTYLVFELLQQNLFDFQKQNNFSPLPVRHIRTITAQVLAALVKLKELSIIHADLKPENIMLVDHLRYPFHVKLIDFGSAILLPEVCHIQKPYIQTRFYRAPEILLGLPFCEKVDIWSLGCVIAELHLGWPLYPGLDEYDQVRYICSTLGLPQGKLLCAAQKTQSFFQRVPCSTGTWQLKPPGKVMAKPMERREHVFSSLDQLAAGNIFLVPNPDQEELAKCCDLYGMVELVKKMLTWDSHERITPRAALQHPFISMQEMNSSFEATQYYQLSQEDLRVSCMDSSKAEILPGMEKGAFIPTGQGGIQKAIAQTDGLSLAELAGDKNQRGIC